A single Primulina eburnea isolate SZY01 chromosome 11, ASM2296580v1, whole genome shotgun sequence DNA region contains:
- the LOC140804373 gene encoding uncharacterized protein isoform X2 produces MGFKVSLCLIFLCWLLLVLSLRVDGIGTEVYVKLLRAPREFSNIKSATFAFEVLVGGNGGICTDCSTNCKLDNSTFSACEGGNMTYTSLLDGNHTFEVCANGLSGVACAGYDWIVDTINPTAYVTTPTPFTSASHVLVNISFSEPCGGGGGFRCSTIKTCNLLVYGAGEVVPSTFDVVQPHLKYSIVVRLSQRIQYGRVILVMDRNFCSDSAGNIFARSKNSSYFIHIDRRSNNVNLKTHIPERQLPIESETRTVLATNKNRNLKLYLYFTEPVLNSSTEILNSITTSEGSFVPVSGDTFGNRRFGYQLTDVAEMAVVTVSVQTNLVISRQGTSVTPVPPITFLYDSQRPTVRLSTTSKMRTKETSIPIVIKFVKPVFGFNSSLITISGGHLLSFQEMTKSIYAVHVHALADSISVYIPENITTDVSGNKNRASNTLLIRHYSVPVESLILSTFVTTAFGVTCLIGGFLTVSTATLLSFGAFSRPSSILSSDPARYIFRIAYHIQVFALSKWLAVTSPIEYYEFARGLQWSIPYLKLPWERKNVLPMMVGSSSSRSRLVHSSEIRETGVFKGVQPRAGSLESAAKVYGLPLTPMEYISYFESHNIVPQAEYILDPRNSHGWRDFSRSMFWLSIIGGTLVLVHVLFLFILKFKKKNNEKQSFGALIFPRFEIFLLILALPCFCKASAALLKGGTSSEMAIGFLIMSIVSLVMLSLFLFLSCGITLGKLLQYKEVHREGQIFRWYKEIIRVILGPGKRSQWTWKNRPGSTNLTIFGPLFEDLRGPPKYMLSQISVGRVNKRDDRIIASDDETEDAEAPIIQKLFGIMRIYYTFLECSKRVALGIVAVAYLQNSSSKTPTIIVLCMTSFQLFFMVLKKPFIKKRVQLVEIVSVSGEVAIFAICYVFLEHKFSPQNERKIGISMLLIFLLAFLVQMINEWRALYRQTKRLDPINNSFLRGLENALIGFLLFCCPHGLVKDLDRKFPLNNTPETAETTFSVNRIQSLGSAASGDKSWLKQIQELARSSFSKDGARTSPGDPSTSKSTKLSGFWRARMSGSSTASTDVSTKQRGLHRELEEIFSLK; encoded by the exons ATGGGCTTTAAAGTTTCTCTTTGTTTGATTTTTCTTTGTTGGTTGCTTCTTGTTCTAAGTTTGAGAGTTGATGGCATTGGCACTGAGGTTTATGTCAAATTATTACGAGCCCCTCGTGAGTTCTCTAATATAAAATCAGCCACGTTTGCTTTTGAAGTTTTGGTGGGTGGCAATGGCGGAATTTGCACAGATTGCTCCACAAATTGCAAG CTGGATAATAGCACATTTTCAGCTTGTGAAGGTGGAAATATGACCTATACAAGTCTGCTAGATGGAAATCACACATTTGAGGTGTGCGCCAATGGGTTGTCTGGAGTTGCCTGTGCCGGCTATGATTGGATTGTTG acactattaACCCAACAGCATATGTTACTACTCCAACGCCCTTTACTAGTGCTTCTCATGTCTTAGTGAACATATCTTTCAGTGAACCttgtggtggtggaggtggtttCAGATGTTCTACTATAAAAACCTGCAAC CTTCTGGTTTATGGTGCGGGTGAGGTTGTACCGAGTACATTTGACGTTGTTCAGCCACATTTGAAATATTCTATTGTTGTCCGTTTATCTCAAAGAATTCAATATGGACGTGTGATCTTGGTAATGGATAGAAATTTCTGTTCAGACTCTGCAGGAAACATATTTGCGAGGAGtaaaaattcgagttatttcaTACACATTG ATAGAAGAAGCAATAATGTGAACTTGAAGACTCATATACCCGAAAGACAGCTTCCAATTGAAAGTGAAACTAGAACTGTACTGGCAACTAATAAAAATAGGAATCTAAAGTTGTACTTATATTTCACGGAACCAGTCCTCAACTCATCCACTGAAATTCTAAATTCCATCACCACAAGTGAAGGATCATTTGTGCCCGTCAGTGGGGATACCTTTGGAAATCGAAGATTTGGCTATCAG CTAACAGATGTAGCGGAGATGGCTGTTGTTACTGTGAGCGTGCAAACAAACTTAGTAATCAGCAGACAAGGGACCTCTGTCACTCCTGTACCTCCCATAACTTTTCTCTATG attCTCAAAGGCCTACGGTTAGGCTGAGCACAACAAGCAAAATGCGAACAAAAGAAACGAGTATTCCGATTGTGATCAAATTCGTGAAGCCGGTATTTGGCTTTAACTCATCTCTTATAACCATCTCTGGTGGTCATTTGCTCAG TTTCCAGGAGATGACTAAGAGCATCTATGCCGTGCATGTACATGCACTCGCCGAttctatatcagtctatattcCCGAAAACATAACCACGGATGTCTCTGGAAATAAAAATAGAGCGTCCAACACTCTACTAATCAGGCACT ATTCTGTGCCGGTGGAATCTTTGATTCTTTCAACCTTTGTTACTACTGCTTTTGGTGTGACATGTTTGATTGGAGGGTTTCTCACTGTTTCAACAGCAACACTTTTATCTTTTGGAGCATTCTCCAGGCCAAGTTCTATCTTATCCTCCGACCCTGCAAGatatattttt AGAATCGCTTACCACATTCAGGTGTTTGCCTTATCTAAATGGCTGGCAGTTACTTCGCCTATAGAATATTATGAATTCGCAAGAGGTCTGCAATGGAGTATCCCTTACTTGAAGCTCCCATGGGAGAGAAAAAATGTCCTGCCAATGATGGTTGGATCGAGTTCTTCTAGGAGCCGACTAGTACATAGTTCTGAAATCCGTGAAACAGGAGTTTTCAAGGGTGTTCAACCAAGAGCTGGCAGTCTGGAATCAGCAGCCAAAGTGTATGGATTGCCATTGACTCCTATGGAATACATATCCTATTTTGAG AGCCATAATATTGTGCCTCAAGCTGAATATATTTTAGATCCAAGAAATTCACATGG GTGGAGAGATTTCAGTAGAAGCATGTTTTGGTTATCCATAATTGGTGGCACCTTGGTTCTGGTCCATGTTTTATTCCTTTTTATCCTTAAATTCAAGAAGAAAAACAACGAAAAACAGAGCTTTGGAGCTCTTATTTTTCCAAGATTCGAGATATTTCTGCTAATTCTTGCGCTACCATGCTTCTGCAAAGCTTCAGCTGCTTTGCTCAAAG GTGGGACGTCTTCTGAAATGGCCATAGGCTTTCTGATCATGAGTATAGTTTCTTTGGTTATGTTATCATTGTTTTTGTTCCTTTCCTGCGGAATCACGCTAGGGAAGCTGCTTCAGTACAAGGAAGTACATCGTGAGGGACAAATATTTCGATGGTATAAAGAAATTATTCGAGTCATACTGGGTCCTGGTAAAAGAAGCCAATGGACGTGGAAGAACCGCCCTGGTTCAACTAATCTTACCATTTTCGGTCCTCTATTTGAGGATCTTAGAGGCCCTCCAAAGTACATGCTGTCTCAGATTTCTGTTGGTCGTGTGAACAAACGTGATGACAGAATAATTGCTTCTGATGACGAAACGGAAGATGCAGAAGCGCCCATAATTCAAAAATTGTTTGGAATTATGAGGATTTACTACACATTTCTTGAATGTTCAAAACGTGTGGCACTCGGAATCGTGGCTGTTGCTTATTTACAGAACTCATCCTCAAAAACTCCAACGATCATAGTACTTTGTATGACCTCATTTCAACTGTTCTTCATGGTTCTTAAGAAGCCATTCATTAAGAAAAGGGTCCAACTAGTTGAGATTGTCTCAGTGTCAGGTGAGGTCGCCATTTTTGCAATCTGTTATGTTTTCTTGGAACATAAGTTTTCCCCCCAAAACGAGAGGAAAATTGGGATTTCGATGCTGTTGATTTTCTTGTTAGCCTTTCTAGTCCAAATGATCAATGAATGGCGTGCACTATACCGACAGACAAAGCGTCTGGATCCCATTAACAACTCGTTTTTACGAGGTTTGGAAAATGCTTTAATTGGATTCCTCTTGTTCTGCTGTCCCCACGGTTTGGTCAAGGATCTCGACCGAAAGTTCCCTTTAAACAACACGCCTGAAACGGCAGAAACCACTTTTTCTGTTAACAGGATTCAGAGTTTGGGAAGCGCGGCCTCGGGAGACAAGTCGTGGTTGAAGCAAATTCAAGAACTAGCAAGATCAAGCTTTAGTAAAGATGGAGCCAGGACCAGCCCAGGCGATCCATCCACGAGTAAATCGACCAAGTTGAGCGGATTTTGGAGAGCTAGGATGAGTGGAAGTTCGACTGCATCTACTGACGTTAGTACAAAACAGAGGGGATTGCACAGAGAATTGGAAGaaattttttcattaaaatga
- the LOC140804373 gene encoding uncharacterized protein isoform X1 — protein sequence MGFKVSLCLIFLCWLLLVLSLRVDGIGTEVYVKLLRAPREFSNIKSATFAFEVLVGGNGGICTDCSTNCKLDNSTFSACEGGNMTYTSLLDGNHTFEVCANGLSGVACAGYDWIVDTINPTAYVTTPTPFTSASHVLVNISFSEPCGGGGGFRCSTIKTCNLLVYGAGEVVPSTFDVVQPHLKYSIVVRLSQRIQYGRVILVMDRNFCSDSAGNIFARSKNSSYFIHIDRRSNNVNLKTHIPERQLPIESETRTVLATNKNRNLKLYLYFTEPVLNSSTEILNSITTSEGSFVPVSGDTFGNRRFGYQLQLTDVAEMAVVTVSVQTNLVISRQGTSVTPVPPITFLYDSQRPTVRLSTTSKMRTKETSIPIVIKFVKPVFGFNSSLITISGGHLLSFQEMTKSIYAVHVHALADSISVYIPENITTDVSGNKNRASNTLLIRHYSVPVESLILSTFVTTAFGVTCLIGGFLTVSTATLLSFGAFSRPSSILSSDPARYIFRIAYHIQVFALSKWLAVTSPIEYYEFARGLQWSIPYLKLPWERKNVLPMMVGSSSSRSRLVHSSEIRETGVFKGVQPRAGSLESAAKVYGLPLTPMEYISYFESHNIVPQAEYILDPRNSHGWRDFSRSMFWLSIIGGTLVLVHVLFLFILKFKKKNNEKQSFGALIFPRFEIFLLILALPCFCKASAALLKGGTSSEMAIGFLIMSIVSLVMLSLFLFLSCGITLGKLLQYKEVHREGQIFRWYKEIIRVILGPGKRSQWTWKNRPGSTNLTIFGPLFEDLRGPPKYMLSQISVGRVNKRDDRIIASDDETEDAEAPIIQKLFGIMRIYYTFLECSKRVALGIVAVAYLQNSSSKTPTIIVLCMTSFQLFFMVLKKPFIKKRVQLVEIVSVSGEVAIFAICYVFLEHKFSPQNERKIGISMLLIFLLAFLVQMINEWRALYRQTKRLDPINNSFLRGLENALIGFLLFCCPHGLVKDLDRKFPLNNTPETAETTFSVNRIQSLGSAASGDKSWLKQIQELARSSFSKDGARTSPGDPSTSKSTKLSGFWRARMSGSSTASTDVSTKQRGLHRELEEIFSLK from the exons ATGGGCTTTAAAGTTTCTCTTTGTTTGATTTTTCTTTGTTGGTTGCTTCTTGTTCTAAGTTTGAGAGTTGATGGCATTGGCACTGAGGTTTATGTCAAATTATTACGAGCCCCTCGTGAGTTCTCTAATATAAAATCAGCCACGTTTGCTTTTGAAGTTTTGGTGGGTGGCAATGGCGGAATTTGCACAGATTGCTCCACAAATTGCAAG CTGGATAATAGCACATTTTCAGCTTGTGAAGGTGGAAATATGACCTATACAAGTCTGCTAGATGGAAATCACACATTTGAGGTGTGCGCCAATGGGTTGTCTGGAGTTGCCTGTGCCGGCTATGATTGGATTGTTG acactattaACCCAACAGCATATGTTACTACTCCAACGCCCTTTACTAGTGCTTCTCATGTCTTAGTGAACATATCTTTCAGTGAACCttgtggtggtggaggtggtttCAGATGTTCTACTATAAAAACCTGCAAC CTTCTGGTTTATGGTGCGGGTGAGGTTGTACCGAGTACATTTGACGTTGTTCAGCCACATTTGAAATATTCTATTGTTGTCCGTTTATCTCAAAGAATTCAATATGGACGTGTGATCTTGGTAATGGATAGAAATTTCTGTTCAGACTCTGCAGGAAACATATTTGCGAGGAGtaaaaattcgagttatttcaTACACATTG ATAGAAGAAGCAATAATGTGAACTTGAAGACTCATATACCCGAAAGACAGCTTCCAATTGAAAGTGAAACTAGAACTGTACTGGCAACTAATAAAAATAGGAATCTAAAGTTGTACTTATATTTCACGGAACCAGTCCTCAACTCATCCACTGAAATTCTAAATTCCATCACCACAAGTGAAGGATCATTTGTGCCCGTCAGTGGGGATACCTTTGGAAATCGAAGATTTGGCTATCAG TTGCAGCTAACAGATGTAGCGGAGATGGCTGTTGTTACTGTGAGCGTGCAAACAAACTTAGTAATCAGCAGACAAGGGACCTCTGTCACTCCTGTACCTCCCATAACTTTTCTCTATG attCTCAAAGGCCTACGGTTAGGCTGAGCACAACAAGCAAAATGCGAACAAAAGAAACGAGTATTCCGATTGTGATCAAATTCGTGAAGCCGGTATTTGGCTTTAACTCATCTCTTATAACCATCTCTGGTGGTCATTTGCTCAG TTTCCAGGAGATGACTAAGAGCATCTATGCCGTGCATGTACATGCACTCGCCGAttctatatcagtctatattcCCGAAAACATAACCACGGATGTCTCTGGAAATAAAAATAGAGCGTCCAACACTCTACTAATCAGGCACT ATTCTGTGCCGGTGGAATCTTTGATTCTTTCAACCTTTGTTACTACTGCTTTTGGTGTGACATGTTTGATTGGAGGGTTTCTCACTGTTTCAACAGCAACACTTTTATCTTTTGGAGCATTCTCCAGGCCAAGTTCTATCTTATCCTCCGACCCTGCAAGatatattttt AGAATCGCTTACCACATTCAGGTGTTTGCCTTATCTAAATGGCTGGCAGTTACTTCGCCTATAGAATATTATGAATTCGCAAGAGGTCTGCAATGGAGTATCCCTTACTTGAAGCTCCCATGGGAGAGAAAAAATGTCCTGCCAATGATGGTTGGATCGAGTTCTTCTAGGAGCCGACTAGTACATAGTTCTGAAATCCGTGAAACAGGAGTTTTCAAGGGTGTTCAACCAAGAGCTGGCAGTCTGGAATCAGCAGCCAAAGTGTATGGATTGCCATTGACTCCTATGGAATACATATCCTATTTTGAG AGCCATAATATTGTGCCTCAAGCTGAATATATTTTAGATCCAAGAAATTCACATGG GTGGAGAGATTTCAGTAGAAGCATGTTTTGGTTATCCATAATTGGTGGCACCTTGGTTCTGGTCCATGTTTTATTCCTTTTTATCCTTAAATTCAAGAAGAAAAACAACGAAAAACAGAGCTTTGGAGCTCTTATTTTTCCAAGATTCGAGATATTTCTGCTAATTCTTGCGCTACCATGCTTCTGCAAAGCTTCAGCTGCTTTGCTCAAAG GTGGGACGTCTTCTGAAATGGCCATAGGCTTTCTGATCATGAGTATAGTTTCTTTGGTTATGTTATCATTGTTTTTGTTCCTTTCCTGCGGAATCACGCTAGGGAAGCTGCTTCAGTACAAGGAAGTACATCGTGAGGGACAAATATTTCGATGGTATAAAGAAATTATTCGAGTCATACTGGGTCCTGGTAAAAGAAGCCAATGGACGTGGAAGAACCGCCCTGGTTCAACTAATCTTACCATTTTCGGTCCTCTATTTGAGGATCTTAGAGGCCCTCCAAAGTACATGCTGTCTCAGATTTCTGTTGGTCGTGTGAACAAACGTGATGACAGAATAATTGCTTCTGATGACGAAACGGAAGATGCAGAAGCGCCCATAATTCAAAAATTGTTTGGAATTATGAGGATTTACTACACATTTCTTGAATGTTCAAAACGTGTGGCACTCGGAATCGTGGCTGTTGCTTATTTACAGAACTCATCCTCAAAAACTCCAACGATCATAGTACTTTGTATGACCTCATTTCAACTGTTCTTCATGGTTCTTAAGAAGCCATTCATTAAGAAAAGGGTCCAACTAGTTGAGATTGTCTCAGTGTCAGGTGAGGTCGCCATTTTTGCAATCTGTTATGTTTTCTTGGAACATAAGTTTTCCCCCCAAAACGAGAGGAAAATTGGGATTTCGATGCTGTTGATTTTCTTGTTAGCCTTTCTAGTCCAAATGATCAATGAATGGCGTGCACTATACCGACAGACAAAGCGTCTGGATCCCATTAACAACTCGTTTTTACGAGGTTTGGAAAATGCTTTAATTGGATTCCTCTTGTTCTGCTGTCCCCACGGTTTGGTCAAGGATCTCGACCGAAAGTTCCCTTTAAACAACACGCCTGAAACGGCAGAAACCACTTTTTCTGTTAACAGGATTCAGAGTTTGGGAAGCGCGGCCTCGGGAGACAAGTCGTGGTTGAAGCAAATTCAAGAACTAGCAAGATCAAGCTTTAGTAAAGATGGAGCCAGGACCAGCCCAGGCGATCCATCCACGAGTAAATCGACCAAGTTGAGCGGATTTTGGAGAGCTAGGATGAGTGGAAGTTCGACTGCATCTACTGACGTTAGTACAAAACAGAGGGGATTGCACAGAGAATTGGAAGaaattttttcattaaaatga
- the LOC140804373 gene encoding uncharacterized protein isoform X4 produces MEITHLRCAPMGCLELPVPAMIGLLLLVYGAGEVVPSTFDVVQPHLKYSIVVRLSQRIQYGRVILVMDRNFCSDSAGNIFARSKNSSYFIHIDRRSNNVNLKTHIPERQLPIESETRTVLATNKNRNLKLYLYFTEPVLNSSTEILNSITTSEGSFVPVSGDTFGNRRFGYQLQLTDVAEMAVVTVSVQTNLVISRQGTSVTPVPPITFLYDSQRPTVRLSTTSKMRTKETSIPIVIKFVKPVFGFNSSLITISGGHLLSFQEMTKSIYAVHVHALADSISVYIPENITTDVSGNKNRASNTLLIRHYSVPVESLILSTFVTTAFGVTCLIGGFLTVSTATLLSFGAFSRPSSILSSDPARYIFRIAYHIQVFALSKWLAVTSPIEYYEFARGLQWSIPYLKLPWERKNVLPMMVGSSSSRSRLVHSSEIRETGVFKGVQPRAGSLESAAKVYGLPLTPMEYISYFESHNIVPQAEYILDPRNSHGWRDFSRSMFWLSIIGGTLVLVHVLFLFILKFKKKNNEKQSFGALIFPRFEIFLLILALPCFCKASAALLKGGTSSEMAIGFLIMSIVSLVMLSLFLFLSCGITLGKLLQYKEVHREGQIFRWYKEIIRVILGPGKRSQWTWKNRPGSTNLTIFGPLFEDLRGPPKYMLSQISVGRVNKRDDRIIASDDETEDAEAPIIQKLFGIMRIYYTFLECSKRVALGIVAVAYLQNSSSKTPTIIVLCMTSFQLFFMVLKKPFIKKRVQLVEIVSVSGEVAIFAICYVFLEHKFSPQNERKIGISMLLIFLLAFLVQMINEWRALYRQTKRLDPINNSFLRGLENALIGFLLFCCPHGLVKDLDRKFPLNNTPETAETTFSVNRIQSLGSAASGDKSWLKQIQELARSSFSKDGARTSPGDPSTSKSTKLSGFWRARMSGSSTASTDVSTKQRGLHRELEEIFSLK; encoded by the exons ATGGAAATCACACATTTGAGGTGTGCGCCAATGGGTTGTCTGGAGTTGCCTGTGCCGGCTATGATTGGATTGTTG CTTCTGGTTTATGGTGCGGGTGAGGTTGTACCGAGTACATTTGACGTTGTTCAGCCACATTTGAAATATTCTATTGTTGTCCGTTTATCTCAAAGAATTCAATATGGACGTGTGATCTTGGTAATGGATAGAAATTTCTGTTCAGACTCTGCAGGAAACATATTTGCGAGGAGtaaaaattcgagttatttcaTACACATTG ATAGAAGAAGCAATAATGTGAACTTGAAGACTCATATACCCGAAAGACAGCTTCCAATTGAAAGTGAAACTAGAACTGTACTGGCAACTAATAAAAATAGGAATCTAAAGTTGTACTTATATTTCACGGAACCAGTCCTCAACTCATCCACTGAAATTCTAAATTCCATCACCACAAGTGAAGGATCATTTGTGCCCGTCAGTGGGGATACCTTTGGAAATCGAAGATTTGGCTATCAG TTGCAGCTAACAGATGTAGCGGAGATGGCTGTTGTTACTGTGAGCGTGCAAACAAACTTAGTAATCAGCAGACAAGGGACCTCTGTCACTCCTGTACCTCCCATAACTTTTCTCTATG attCTCAAAGGCCTACGGTTAGGCTGAGCACAACAAGCAAAATGCGAACAAAAGAAACGAGTATTCCGATTGTGATCAAATTCGTGAAGCCGGTATTTGGCTTTAACTCATCTCTTATAACCATCTCTGGTGGTCATTTGCTCAG TTTCCAGGAGATGACTAAGAGCATCTATGCCGTGCATGTACATGCACTCGCCGAttctatatcagtctatattcCCGAAAACATAACCACGGATGTCTCTGGAAATAAAAATAGAGCGTCCAACACTCTACTAATCAGGCACT ATTCTGTGCCGGTGGAATCTTTGATTCTTTCAACCTTTGTTACTACTGCTTTTGGTGTGACATGTTTGATTGGAGGGTTTCTCACTGTTTCAACAGCAACACTTTTATCTTTTGGAGCATTCTCCAGGCCAAGTTCTATCTTATCCTCCGACCCTGCAAGatatattttt AGAATCGCTTACCACATTCAGGTGTTTGCCTTATCTAAATGGCTGGCAGTTACTTCGCCTATAGAATATTATGAATTCGCAAGAGGTCTGCAATGGAGTATCCCTTACTTGAAGCTCCCATGGGAGAGAAAAAATGTCCTGCCAATGATGGTTGGATCGAGTTCTTCTAGGAGCCGACTAGTACATAGTTCTGAAATCCGTGAAACAGGAGTTTTCAAGGGTGTTCAACCAAGAGCTGGCAGTCTGGAATCAGCAGCCAAAGTGTATGGATTGCCATTGACTCCTATGGAATACATATCCTATTTTGAG AGCCATAATATTGTGCCTCAAGCTGAATATATTTTAGATCCAAGAAATTCACATGG GTGGAGAGATTTCAGTAGAAGCATGTTTTGGTTATCCATAATTGGTGGCACCTTGGTTCTGGTCCATGTTTTATTCCTTTTTATCCTTAAATTCAAGAAGAAAAACAACGAAAAACAGAGCTTTGGAGCTCTTATTTTTCCAAGATTCGAGATATTTCTGCTAATTCTTGCGCTACCATGCTTCTGCAAAGCTTCAGCTGCTTTGCTCAAAG GTGGGACGTCTTCTGAAATGGCCATAGGCTTTCTGATCATGAGTATAGTTTCTTTGGTTATGTTATCATTGTTTTTGTTCCTTTCCTGCGGAATCACGCTAGGGAAGCTGCTTCAGTACAAGGAAGTACATCGTGAGGGACAAATATTTCGATGGTATAAAGAAATTATTCGAGTCATACTGGGTCCTGGTAAAAGAAGCCAATGGACGTGGAAGAACCGCCCTGGTTCAACTAATCTTACCATTTTCGGTCCTCTATTTGAGGATCTTAGAGGCCCTCCAAAGTACATGCTGTCTCAGATTTCTGTTGGTCGTGTGAACAAACGTGATGACAGAATAATTGCTTCTGATGACGAAACGGAAGATGCAGAAGCGCCCATAATTCAAAAATTGTTTGGAATTATGAGGATTTACTACACATTTCTTGAATGTTCAAAACGTGTGGCACTCGGAATCGTGGCTGTTGCTTATTTACAGAACTCATCCTCAAAAACTCCAACGATCATAGTACTTTGTATGACCTCATTTCAACTGTTCTTCATGGTTCTTAAGAAGCCATTCATTAAGAAAAGGGTCCAACTAGTTGAGATTGTCTCAGTGTCAGGTGAGGTCGCCATTTTTGCAATCTGTTATGTTTTCTTGGAACATAAGTTTTCCCCCCAAAACGAGAGGAAAATTGGGATTTCGATGCTGTTGATTTTCTTGTTAGCCTTTCTAGTCCAAATGATCAATGAATGGCGTGCACTATACCGACAGACAAAGCGTCTGGATCCCATTAACAACTCGTTTTTACGAGGTTTGGAAAATGCTTTAATTGGATTCCTCTTGTTCTGCTGTCCCCACGGTTTGGTCAAGGATCTCGACCGAAAGTTCCCTTTAAACAACACGCCTGAAACGGCAGAAACCACTTTTTCTGTTAACAGGATTCAGAGTTTGGGAAGCGCGGCCTCGGGAGACAAGTCGTGGTTGAAGCAAATTCAAGAACTAGCAAGATCAAGCTTTAGTAAAGATGGAGCCAGGACCAGCCCAGGCGATCCATCCACGAGTAAATCGACCAAGTTGAGCGGATTTTGGAGAGCTAGGATGAGTGGAAGTTCGACTGCATCTACTGACGTTAGTACAAAACAGAGGGGATTGCACAGAGAATTGGAAGaaattttttcattaaaatga